In Bacteroides cellulosilyticus, the genomic stretch GCAAAGCCCGTTCATCGTCCCCACCCACATATTCCCGTTGCCATCTATCAGCACGCAATTCACTTGATCGTTAACCAATGCACCGGGAACATTGCTGTGCACATAGTTCTTCCAAGTCTTTTTATCCGGATTATACTTAAACAAGCCCTTCCCTTGCGTAGAAAACCAGATATTGCCGTTGGCATCCTGATCTATATCGATGGTTAACGATTCAAGATCTTTGACACGGATAAAGTTGTCTTCCTCACGGTTATACAGGTTTACCCCTGCCATAGAAGTCACCCATATCCGTTTCTCCCGGTCACGGAAAATGGCGTAAGAACTGGTGCCGTCAAGGGTGGTCAAGTCTCCTCCCCTGGTGGTATATATCCTGAACGCGCCTGTTTTCGTATTCAGCACGTTGACTCCTCCCGTATAGGTGCCAATCCATAAATCATCATCATCCATACAAAGAGCATGCACATTATGGTAAGAAAGACTGTTTCTATGTTCATCGGGCATATAATGAGTGAATTGTTTATCCTTGGGAGAAAAGCGGCTCAGCCCTCCATCATCAGAGGCTATCCAGATATATCCAGAAGAGTCTTCACAAAAACGTCCGATAACAGTTCCGTTTACCGAGTTGTAAAAGCGCGAATGGGCAAAGCATTCAAACTGCCCGGTATTAGGCGAAAGATAATTTACCCCACCGTAATACGTCCCGACCCATATTCCTCCTTCACGGTCTTTCACGATGGGATAGACAAAACGATTAGATAATGAATAAGGGTTTGTTTCATCTTCCGTGAACAGTTGATGTTCACACGTAAGGGTATTAAACAACAAAAGTCCGTCATCCGAACCTATCAATAGTTGGTGGGGAGCATATTCCATCAAAGAGTGGATATGTGTAGCCCCCTTACCCTCCGACGGATGCAAATAAGTGGTTGCCTGACCTGTGTATCTGTCTATCTTCTGCAAACCGCATTCCCAGGTTCCCAACCACAGTGCATGTTCAGAGTCCTCCAACATGACCAGAGAGTTTGAGTCATATTTGCCTGTTTCGTAAGTGATAGGGAAAGGATCGAACTTATTCTCCGCCTTATTCAGTTTGGAGACAGTGGGGCTTCCCCAATTAGTGACTGCCCATATCTGATTTTCACTATCAATCAGCACACTGGCCATTAATCCATTGGCATCTTTAAATTCATAATGTTCCAGATAGTGTTTGGATATATTATACTTGAAAATACCTTGCCCTACTGTCGAGAACCACAAGTTGCCGTCTCTGTCTTCTGCAATATGATTCACATTGCTCTTAATGCTGTCACCTTGGGCTGTCAATACATTGAATAGTTCAAAGCTTTCCGTTTCATAATCAAATATATACACCCCGTCTTCTGTCCCTACCCAGATATTGTCCGTAGTGTCGTAAAGAGAAGAGATATAATCATTAGACCCTTGCGGATTCAGATTATAAACCTTTATAGTGGTGCCGTCGTAACGGTTCAAGCCGTCATCCGTACCAAGCCACATAAAGCCATATTTATCCTGCATAATAGCACGCACAGAGTTGGAGGATAATCCATCTTCCACGGAGAAATGGCGGAACCAGAAATCAGTAGAAGCTGCCGGAAGCACCAACGGAATAATACCGGCTATAATAGCAAGGATAATCTTTTTCATTTCTTCACCAGATATTGATTGAACATAATTCCCATTACAATCAATGCAAGACCGATGTAAGTTGTAAACACAATCTGTTCACCCAATATGATTGCAATGAAGAATAAAGACAAGAAGGGAGATAAGTAACAAAGCTGGTTGACCAGTGCCGGATTGGATGTTTTTCGCATGGCAAGGCTGAAAAAGATGAAAGGAATACCCATTTCGAACCCGCCGACATACATACCCGACAGTATACCGGGCAACGTATTAAGATGTACGCCTACCCCCACAGCTCCTATCAGCAAATAGGCCGTGCCAAACAGGAAACTCATAAACAACGCAATACTGCCATCTGTTTTATCTTTGAACTTATTGTTTATCATCCAATACATAGCCCACAGAAAGGCGCTCAATGCTGCCAGCAATAAGCCATGCACAGGTATGTCCATACCTCCCGACTGTCCCGTACCTACAGATATAAGTACCACTCCACCCAGCGAAATGAACATGCCGATATATTTCTTCGGTGGTA encodes the following:
- a CDS encoding DMT family transporter, with product MKNSTSAVVYACIAVLSWSTVATAFKIALTHLTHFEMLLIASCTSLVIFALLLTFQKKWRLVSELSGRQWGYFALLGLLNPVAYYLVLFKAYDLLPAQVAQPINYAWPIVLLILLALFAHQPIPPKKYIGMFISLGGVVLISVGTGQSGGMDIPVHGLLLAALSAFLWAMYWMINNKFKDKTDGSIALFMSFLFGTAYLLIGAVGVGVHLNTLPGILSGMYVGGFEMGIPFIFFSLAMRKTSNPALVNQLCYLSPFLSLFFIAIILGEQIVFTTYIGLALIVMGIMFNQYLVKK